AAATTAATAATCACTATATCTGGCAAGTTGTCGTTCAATTGGATGGTAAGGGACAGTCCATTTTCAGTTTTACGCATAACTATTCCCTCTGGAATAGAAATTTCTATGTTTTTTATCAAAAAATACGAGAACTAAATCCACATGCAATCAAATCAAAATGGAGTTTGTGGACGATGTAACAAATTCAATATCAACGGTTGGATATATAGAAAAAGAAAAATGGCTAAAACTGTAATCTAATTGCTTTTGTTATCTTAAGTAAAACGTTATGGGTAAATTACGATTATTGATCATGAATGTGTTGATAGTTTTTTTTTACGGAGCTTGTCAATTCCCCCAAAGTCCAACACAATCCAGTACAAATGAATCTAAGCGCAAGGCAGAAGAATTACCTTCTAACGTAACTTTTTTTGGTGGTGGAAGATCTAAGGAAATGAATATGGTATCAGGGAAAACGGATACTATTTTTATTTCAGTCCATCAGGCGGATTCGGTTCTTATCAAAATAAAAACTCCCACGGATACAGCCAATGTACGAATTAGTCAGCTTTTTCTGCCCAATGGTTCGGCTGATGGCCCCTTTGGCCAAGAACTTGCCTATAGATTTAAAGATGTTGGCCAATATCATATTACTGTGAATGAGAATAAAATGGTAGGGAATCATTACTCAGGGCCATATGTCGTGCAAATTGTGCCAATAGTTCAATAGTGCACTTGAAATAAAAGAATAGAACAATAGTTATTCCGAGTGAAATGGATTCAGAATAACTATTGTCGCATTCAGAAATTTATTACAGCAGCCCTTCTGCTAGTATAGGATTAAAACGAGATCTTCTTTCTAGGCTACTCAACATCACCTGTGTACTTAATCGTATTATCCACGTAAAGAGCTGATTTTTTACCATCATATTTATAGTTATCCTTTTGGTAAATGTCGTTTTCGACTTTATCCAGGATAATGGTTTTTTTACTGTCATCAGGTAAAAATAATTCTACCTTTGATTTATCCTCGCTAAGGACAACAAAGGCACTAATGACAGCTTTCCTTTCTTCTTTCTCCGTTGGATTCAGGCGTAAGCCAACATTAAAGACCTGGATACATCCTTGTTTGATCTCACTCCAAGTTTGTCCCGCCGCGACTAAACAACCGTGCACATCCTTGCTGCCGCCGATCGACGGAGTTGCTTCCTTGCTTTGATCAGTTGTTTCTTTTGATTCGCTGTTCTTGGGAGCATTGTTACAGGCTGTAAAAGTAACAAGGCTCATGACTATAAATGCTAATTTTCTCATTTGAATCGGTTTTTTATATGTTCTCTCATGTTCACACAATAAATATACCATAGTCTTCTGTTTATTCATTAATCGACTTATTACGGTAGGCTTTCATCCTTTTCTTAAATATAGAGTGAAGCTCCGCTGTATAGCAGAAAAATGTGTGTAGCGTAAATCAATATTGTCATAGGACAAGTCGAATTGCTGTATAGTTTATTAATATTGTGGTGCCGCTCGATGCAATCATTTATCTCAATATATTGAACGGAATGATTTTAAGCCAGTGTAGATAGACAAAAGTATTCTTATCATTTAAAAACATCGTATTAAACGTAAAGATCGTCCTGTCAAAAATTTGGTTTCGGTTATTTTAGTTGAAAAGCCACTAGCCCATGTTTGGAAATACTGGAATGATGCTGATGCAATTATGCAATGGAATATTCCATTTGACGATTGGCACTGTCCTGCTGTTCATATTGACTTTAGGGAAGGCGGGATGTTTAATTTTAGAATGGAGCAAAAAAATAGCCGGGGGGGATTTGATTATGTAGGCGTTTACGATGAGATTATTTTGATGGAATACATTGGAAGTATCAGTGGAGGGAGAACCTGTGTTGTTGAATTTCAGGCGATTGATAACAATACGATTATCCGGGAAACTTTCGAGCCTGATACATTTACACCTTTGGAACTACAACAGTCTTTTACCGATGGGGTCTTGTTAAGTTTTAAAAAATTTATAGAAAACAAATCGCTGTAGAAGCGTGTAGCTACTGACAGAAATATAGACTTTATAGGATAAATTATGCGTGAAATAGAATCGAAAAGCGGTTATGCACCTGCAAATGGAATAAAACTTTACTACGAAATATTCGGCACAGGAAAGCCTTTAGTATTGATTCATGGCGGAGGTTCCTCTGGCTACACTGATTTTGAAGAGACAGTAAAAAGATTGCATGATCAGTACCAGTTGATTGCGATAGACCTGCAAAATCATGGAAGATCCGAACACAGAACCACTCCCGAAACCTTCGAGCAGGATGCGAAAGATATTTCGGCTGTTCTTGACTTCTTTTCTATAGAAAAAGCGTCATTTTTCGGTTTTAGCAATGGAGCGACAACACTTTTGAAATTTGCGACGATGTATCCGCACAAGGTGGAAAAGCTGATTGCTGCATCGGGAAATACCAAAAGAGAGGGGCTTTTAGATGGTTTTTTCGAAAGTATGGAAGCTTCAACGATTAACGATATACCTCCTTTTCTCAAAGAAAATTTTATGAAGCTGAACCCAGATCCAGAGAAATTTCGAAATATGTATGAAAAAGATAGCCAGCGCATGATAAACTTTAAAGATTTCGAAACGGAATCCTTAAGCCTTTTGACCTGCCCGGTATTTTTGATAGGTGGAGATCAAGATGTTGTAAAAACGACACATCTAGCTGCCATGCAACAGCAGATTCCTCATGCTCGACTGCTTATTTTACCGGCTAATCATGGGAACTATATGATGGCTGATTTTAATGGCGATGTAAATGACCAACTGATCGATTTTACACTAGGACAAATACAGCATTTTTTGGCACCCAATTGATCCCTGTTCAATCGAATAAGCTCGCGCCCAAGGTTTATCGATAATTACGCATATTACGTTCCATCTTACGTATGCGCTGTTCGTTTTTTCCGTCAACACGAGATGCAACCGCCCAAATGGCTGCGGGTATCCAACCCAGTATAGTCATCTGTAGGATCAAACAGAGAATGCCACTTAGAATCTTACCGCGTAAGAAAAACGATAACCAAGGAAGTAAGACTGCTATTAATATCATAAATAATAGGGTTATAAACATTAAAATACAAAAGTACGGTATTCACCATTAAAAATCGCGAATAATATCAACTAAAGCAAATTAAATTATTGATCTATCCTTTTGCTAAATAATTTAGTTTTCTTATCTTTAGGTGATTAAATTTAGGTATGGTAGGCAATAAAGAAAAAGAGTTGAGTTTGTTCGATTTTCAGTCGCAATTTAGCAGTGATGCTGATTGTTTAGCTTATTTATCGGCTTTGAAATGGCAAGATGGTTACAAATGTAAGAAATGTGGTTACGGGAGTTTTTGCAAGGGAATAAAAGAGCATGACCGTCAGTGCAATCGCTGCCGTTATTTGGAATCTCCTACAGCAGGCACCCTATTCCATAAGGTTAAGTTTCCTTTAGTTAAAGCCTTTTACGCAGTATACTTCATAAGTACAAACAAAAAGGGTATTGCCAGTACCGAGCTTGGCAGGAAGTTAGGGATCAAGCAAAAAGTAGCATGGTTATTCAAACGCAAAGTGATGAAAGCGATGGAGAGCAGCGGTAAATTTCCTTTGCGTGGAGTTGTGGAAGTTGACGAAACATTTGTTGGCGGTCAGGATGAAAATTCCAAAGGACGTAAAAAAGGAAAGAAGAAGCTTGTGGTGGTTGCTATAGAAAAGAAAGGCAACGGAGTTTCGCGCTTTTACGCCAAGGTGATAGACAAAGCCGATGCGATCAACTTAGGTAGCTTCATGAAGCAAAACATAGAGCCACAGGCTAAGGTGACCACCGACAAATGGACAGGTTATAAGCCGATATTGAAAGATTTCGAAAATATGGAGCGTGTCAAATCTGGTAAGAAAGGTGAGAACTTCCCAGAACTACACAGGGTTATCATGACCTTTAAAAGCTGGTTGAGAGGAATGTACCATCACGTTGGAGATCTACAGGAATATATTAATGAATATACCTATCGATTCAACAGAAGTTTTATGAAAGGGAATATTTTTGACAACCTAGTATATCGGATGATCTGCCATAAACCAGAACAATATAATATGATTATTGCTTAAAGGAATAGGTCAATTAAATTATTTTTTGTTTGTTTGTAATCTATTGATATTTAATGTGTAATGGTTTTTTCGTTGCTAGAATAGGGAAATGTTAAGAAAACTTAAAATATGCCTTCCGACAGATGATTTTTAAAATTTTGAGGAGGTGTGGCACCAATGTTGATATTCCCCTGTCGAATATTTTAGATGCAGATTACATAGAATAAATGACGGAAAACATGGGAAACAACAATAGTGTTATTGAAAATTTAGACAGCAAATATCGTGGATATCTAGAGGATGAGGGGAAATGGCTCAATGAAGGTTTTAAGAATATTTTCATCGATGGGGTACCGAGTAAAGAAAACCTGAAAACATCGGTTTATCTTATGTTACCACAAGAGATCAGAGAATATGTTGATCAGTTGTTACTCAACGATTGATTATAAAATTATAGGAATAAGTAATTCAAAGTAAAAGTTTACTAGAATCAGTTTTTTCTGATTTTAGTAAGCTTTACTTGTTTAAACGGGAGAGGGCAGACCACGTCTCCATTAAATGCCATATTCTTTCACGGTTTGGCAAATTTGCTCTTTTTGCTTTCGGCTTAATACGTTCAACATGGTAAGGATTTCTTTACCTTGAAAAGTCTCAAGCTCAAGTCTAGGCCCCAACCAATTGCTTTCAATAATACGGATATTAACGATTTGAATGTAGGGCACGAATACCAGCGCATCCAAATCTGCTAAAGCCCACATACTCCCGGTGTCCTTTTTAATCCGTTTAAAATACAATCCTTTTTTATCTGTCCGGGCTCGGATGACCTTCCTGTTGCTCTTTAGAAGAAGGAAGCCGCCGATAATAAAAGATAAGTGGAGTAACAGCATAAATAATGAAACTAAAAAGCGAAATACGTCTTTAAAGTCAAGTACCATGGCACTGAAATTCTCTTTAAATGAATCATTCGGATGATAACCGATGAAACATTTAGATATCCCCATTAAAATCAAGATACTACCGATGATAATGGATCGCCAATTGGGTAGGTAATAATTAATAAAGGTTTCACTGTCTGTGGCTGCTAATTTTCTCCTTTTCATATCTAAATATAGGGGCCTTATAAATTGACCGTATAGAAGACTTACAATTCGTTCAAAAGCATTTATAATTCGATAACTACTGTTATAAAGGCATGAAGTCTGTTTTTGAAATTATTATGAACTTGTTTATTGGTCGCGTCGAAATCCATGTTACGGAAGATTGGACCACTGCACATCTGCTATCTGGATGAGGTCGATACGAAAGAGTTGCGATACATTTGCACTATAAATCAAACTATTTAATGAAATGAATTATAACATTAGAAAGGCAAGTCTTGAGGATCTTGATCAAGCAGCGGCGTTATTCAATCTTTATCGAATTTTCTACAGACAGGAATCGGATTTGGAAAAAGCCAAAGAATTTTTGAGGGAGCGATTTTTGTACGGAGAGTCAGAAATCTTTTTGGCAATTCAGGGCGAACAAGCTGTTGGTTTTGTTCAGCTTTATAAATTGTTTCATTATACTAAATTGCAGCGACAGTGGTTGTTGAGTGATCTATTTGTGCATCCTGATCATCGGAGTAAAGGTCTTTCGGTTCGGCTTATCGATCGTAGTAAAGCCTGGTGTGAAGAGACTGGAGCTTGTGGTCTGATGCTTGAGACTGAGAAAACAAATGTTATCGGTAATAGTCTTTATCCGAGGTGTGGATTCGAATACGACGGCATGCATAACTATTATCATTGGTGGCGATAACCTTAACTGGATCGCCAGGGCACTGCTGCGCCTGGCGATCCAGTTGGCTACTGAGATTAATTAGACGGCAAATTGTGTCAAATGATGATCCAGGTGTTTATAAAACATGTTGTTCCACTCCCAGCTTTTCAGCTTGCCGAAAGAATGGGACTTCTTCCCATCAAAATAGTTTTCGCCCAATTCAAGCGTTTTTTTAATGTAATCGATTAACCGACGTTGCTCGATCTCGAAATCACGTCTGGATGTTACCAGAAATTCTGTAGCTGATGATAACGTACGAAATAATAATCTATATTAATTGAAGTATAATATCACATGTAAAGGCTCATCTTTTACAGTTACTTTCTTTTCGGTAGGCCCATTTTTATTGCTGTACCTCAATGTATAAGACTGATTTTTTTTCACGATAAATGTTAAATAGTCATTCGCATCCTGCAGTTTAGTTGCGGTCGAACCACCGCCAATTTGATCATTTCCTTGAAAGATATCTACATTACATTTTGTTCTACCTTCCGGTTGACATTGATCGTTACTGAGATACATGGTTACGTTTAGACGGGTGTAAGATTTGTCGTTCAATTGTTGACTATACTGCTGATTGAATAGATCAATATAGCGCTGGGAAACATTCTCTGCATATACTTCTGTTTCGCTCCATGCTGGGAATGAGGTAGCTGCCGGTTTGTAGGAAGCCGCATAAATGGAATGTTCCTTGCTATTCGGATCGGCTTTCCCTGCGTCGGCCAAGAACCAGCTATAATTTAGATCTTTGTCCGGATAATATTCAGTAAAATACCATTTACCATTAATCCATACCTCGACCCAACTGTGGTTACCGCGATTGTCATGCCAGTTTGGTGTACCTGCAATCCGGGCCGGTATACCTACTGATCGCAATGCATCGATCAGTAAAATGGATAATCCGGTACAAGATGCCATTCCTTGGCTTATCGATTCAGAAGGATTTTGATCAGCTTTTTTTCGTTGGGTATTGTAATCGACTTTTACTTCATCTCTGATATTCTTATTTATGGCTACAACGGCATCTTTTAACGTGTTGCTATTTGTTACATATTTTGAGAAACGATCGTAGAAATCGCCACGCCTGTCGTCTAGATCTTCAGAGAATACACGATAGGGCAATACCTCATTTAGAAAAATAGAATCTGGAATTTCCTTTGCCCAGGAAAATGTTGATTTTGCCTGGTAAGCCTTTTCAATATTATGGATAAGATGATCACTCTTAATCGTCGTTAAGTCATTTTTAGGCATATAAGCTATGAGAAAAGCCGCGCCTTCACGCATTTCTTTGGGCAGTTTCTCTAGTACTTTCTCCAATTCATTACGATTCATGCCGGCAGCTTTTAGTGCGTTTTTGACCGGTTTTTGATACTGACTTGGTAAAGAGGAAAGCTTGAAATCTTGTGCAGATGCTTTGAAAAAAATGGCTGTAGATAAACAGCAGAAAACTAAAGAAAATACCTTTTTGAACATAATAATATACGCTTGCTTGTTCTTTATCTATTTAAATTAATACGATTTGTATATTTCAAACATAGATAAATTGATTTTTATAGGCAAAAATACGTTTTATAGTCTGGCTCGTAACTTAGAAGCCCAATTTGCATAATTTCTTCTTTGACAGCCTGTGAGCCTCTGTTCTAGCCCGATAGCTGCTTGCATTGGGACAGAGCAGTATCACAGTCCCTGTGAATCCGAGATGAATCCGACATTCTCTTGGAGTGACAGCCCTTTATTAAGGTGGACTCAACGTGGACCCAACGCGAACGAAGTACGACGATGTACTTTTGGATTGCGCTGCACTTCTAAAAAGTCAAAAGGTGTTAATCCCGCACAATTTCATTTGCAAATGAATACAAATTTATTTTAGTTTGAAGATCTTTACGGCAAAGTAAAGATCATAACCCAAAAAATAATTTGAATGACAATTCCGATGAAGCCGTTTCATTTTCTATATTATAGTGTATGCTGTCTGATCCTTTTATCTGGTATGCTGTATTCCTGTCAATCGCAAAATCCGGATCGGGTGATACTTGAAAAATTGGATAGGACCTTTAATGCATCCAAATTTTATGGACCCAAAATAAAAAGGAGTGAAGAGTTGCTGCATGCGGACGTTAAAAGTATGAATAAGAAAGAGTTGAAAGAAGTCTTTGAAACCGCCATATTTAAAAAGGATACGCTTGCTATTTTTAATTCAGAGGGGAGTCTGCCAACGTTATTTTATATCGAATCTACCGCAGCTTGGGGAACACGGAAATTAAAGCCAGTTAAAGATTTCGGTTATCGTTATACAACTGTTTCTTATAATGAAGAAAAGGATACCGTAGCGATATTAAACGGAATTTCTTTTCCAGCCTTGACTGTGGCAGAGGATAAAAATGGTGAATTTGCTTATCTATATGCACTGAAGACTTCAAAAAATAAAGATGATTTTCAAAATATCTACAACTATCTACAGAAGACGTTTACAAAATTGAAGCTTCAAGATGATGCGGGAAGTGGTATAAAAGGTTGGGAAAATAAAGACTTTTACTATTTTTTGCATAAAAAAAATAGAAGGGAAGAACAGATTTTTTCATTTGGAGAAGATGAAGACGACAAGCCGACGACTACAGACATCACCGATATCCGTTTGGAAATTTATTCTAAAATTTACATCCAAAATATGCAAAAAGAGCAGGTTTACTTACCGGATTATATTCCCATTATCAAATGACAGATGTAGATAATGGGTAACCGTCAAACTTGTTACAAACCTGCATAAGCGAATTTGTTTATATTTACTTCCTTGTAAAAAAATCAATCAAATCGTTTTATTTTTATGTCAGATACTCAAATACCGACTTCCGCTTATGCAGATACCAAACCACATTATGCTGTACTTGATGGGTTACGTGGGGTCGCAGCTATTACCGTCGTTTGCTTTCATATTTTTGAAGCCTTTGCAACGAGCCATTTAGATCAGCGAATTAATCATGGTTATTTGGCGGTCGACTTTTTCTTTATCCTTTCAGGATTTGTCGTGGGCTATGCTTATGATGATCGCTGGAAGACGATGACAACAAAAGAATTTATAAAACGAAGAATAATACGTTTACATCCGATGGTTGTTATGGGAGCGATCATCGGAGCAGTTATGTTCTATTTTCAGGGGTGTTCTGTTTGGGATGTGACAAAAGTGACATTTTCTTCGCTGGCAATCGCAACCCTATTGAATGCTTTGTTAATTCCTGCGATTCCGGGACATGAGGTGAGAGGGCTTGGGGAGATGTTTCCATTAAATGGACCAAGCTGGTCGTTGTTTTTTGAATACATTGGTAATATCCTGTATGCATTGGTTATTCGAAGATTTTCGACCAAAGCATTAGCCGGACTCGTTATTTTATTCGGAATAGGTTTGGCTGCATTTGCTATATTGGGCCCCTTGGGAGATATCTGTGCAGGTTTTTCACTCACAGGAACAGAATTTACGGCAGGTTCACTTCGACTTTTATTTTCTTTTACAGCGGGTCTATTTCTATCGAGGATATTTAAATCTTTACAGATCAAGGGAGCATTTTGGATTTGTAGTTTAATCCTAGTACCACTTTTAGCCATGCCGCGCATTGGTGGGGCCGAGCATTTATGGATGAATGGTCTGTACGACACGTTATGTTGTGTTGTTGTTTTCCCTTTGCTTGTTGTTTTAGGAGCATCTGGCAAGGGAGAAAGCGGTATTACAAGTTGGCTTTGCAAGTTTTTAGGCGATATATCCTATCCCTTATATATGTTACATTATCCCTTTATTTATCTATACTATGCTTGGGTCAAGAATGAAAATCTGAGTTTTGAAGAATCTCTGCCGGGAGCAGCAGCTGTTGTGATCGGAAGTATAGTGCTTGCATACGGCTGTTTGAAGTTATACGATATACCCGTACGGCGATATTTGTCAAAACGATTTCTAAGATCAAAAGGGAAATAGCCGCCGGCAAACTAATCCTATATTTATTATAAAATAAAAAAACACCATAAATTGGTGTTTTTTTATGCATATTACGTAGGACAGTGGCCTGTACATAGAGAAAATATCTTGTCATTTTAAATAACGCTTGAATGTCAGTCTTTTTCAAAAAAAACGTTGTTATATTTCGACGAATAAAATACCAAATAGAAGCCTAAAGGACTTCGGTACACCGTTGGATCTGATTCAAGAATATGATGAGTGGGAGAGTCCATCCACAGCTTTAAGCGTGCGGATTCATAAGGACTAACTGTTTCGATCTTGCCCTTGTAAACTTTGGATACTTTACCTGCACTTACGACGTTGAAATAAATCGAATCGTTATCCTTTATGACAAAATTGTACCTATCGTATTGCCAGTCAGTTTGTTTTCCTGGGAATAGGTCACGTTTTATATGATAAGTCCCATAATAATCTTCTTTTTTTAAGATTTTTGGGCTAGCGATCCATTGAAAAAGTTGAGACAAAGAAAAAAGTAAAATTGCGCCACCGATGAGAGATAAAATTGCGTAACCAAAGAAGCGTCTTTCTGTGAAAATTCCGCATAACATTAAAATTACCAGCAGTGGTAGAAAAATAAAAACAATGAAAAAATTGGCCCCAAATCCCATTTTATAAATTGTTGTGGCTTCGAAGAAAACCAAATGGATTTTCTTTTACTCCTCTTATAGAAACCTACTTTCTAAATTGAAAGTTTTAACTAAAGTAGCCCCATAGCTACCAAATCCAACACCGTATGCCTTCTATTGTCCAATTTATTCTTGACACATGCTTCAAGGATTTTTTTGACACCATTTGAATAAGAATCATGTCCGAGGACCTTGGTCTCAATTTTAATTTCATCATTTTTATCTTTGATCACAATCTGATGGTAGGCATGCTTTTCTAAGTAGGCAACGGGAATATTGATTTTATAAGCCTGCGTTTTCGCATCGCGAATAGAGACAACACGCTCATGAGCGACCTGTAAAGAGTTGGCGATATGATAAGCTGTACCTGGTTCAGTATTCTTGGAGGCCTGATGAGACTCTATAATAGATATTTCATAGTCTTTGAAATTATGTCCAAATTGTTGAAGCATATGGAGCGTTTTTAGCAAAAGTATGGAGGTATTCGGGCAAATGACAAGTGGAAAAGCTGTCTCGAGCTTTTCGGTCTCTAGGCCCGTCGACAGTTCAATTAATACCGAACCCGTACGTGCGCAAAAATCAAGACAATCTTGTAACTCCCGGCCCGATCCGGCATGTATAACAATAGATGGAGATGTCGTTGTAATGGATGGTTGCCAAGGTGAAATTTCTACATTGGGAATGGAATAATCTGCTTCCAGTATTGCGTTTGCAAGTTTTCCTGATCCTACTACAAAGGCTTTTTTTGTATTCATATTGCTTGTTTTATCAAAATATCCGCTATCCTTCTGACTATGAATCGATAAAATGATACCGGATGAATTTGTAATGAAGTAAAGGTTGTGCTTGAGCTAGGTAAGTTACAAAAATAGACGGTAAAATTTAGTCTTTGCTATTATGGAATTATTCTTTTTTCACGCATTTCGTCAAAGAGCTGATAAAACATTTGTTCAGTATCGATAAATTCATGGAAACCGAGCCGCCTTGCCTTTGTGCCGTCGGCAAAAAAATCATAATCCCAAGAAAAGACAAAGTCGCCAAAAGGCCAAGCTGAAACCTGCGCATAGTTATAGCTTAATGCATGCTCTTCTTTTAATTTTTGCCATACAGGCTCCTTATCTGCCATCATTGTTTCGAGCGATAGCGGGATCGGGTCAGCACTTTTCATATCAAAATAGGCTGCTAATTTGGGCCATAGTTCCTTCCAGCGGAAGAGATCGCCATTGTTAATGTTGAAGGCTTGATTGGCCGCTTGTGGATTGGTCGAGGCCCATACCGTTGCTTTGGCTAATAGTGTTGAATCGGTCATTTCCATCAATGTCTGAAAAGCGCCAATTTTTCCTGGAAACCGAAGCGGAATACCGAGTTCTTTTGAGATAGAAGCATATACAGCAATGAGCAACGCTAGATT
The DNA window shown above is from Sphingobacterium thalpophilum and carries:
- a CDS encoding SRPBCC domain-containing protein; this translates as MVSVILVEKPLAHVWKYWNDADAIMQWNIPFDDWHCPAVHIDFREGGMFNFRMEQKNSRGGFDYVGVYDEIILMEYIGSISGGRTCVVEFQAIDNNTIIRETFEPDTFTPLELQQSFTDGVLLSFKKFIENKSL
- a CDS encoding alpha/beta hydrolase, whose translation is MREIESKSGYAPANGIKLYYEIFGTGKPLVLIHGGGSSGYTDFEETVKRLHDQYQLIAIDLQNHGRSEHRTTPETFEQDAKDISAVLDFFSIEKASFFGFSNGATTLLKFATMYPHKVEKLIAASGNTKREGLLDGFFESMEASTINDIPPFLKENFMKLNPDPEKFRNMYEKDSQRMINFKDFETESLSLLTCPVFLIGGDQDVVKTTHLAAMQQQIPHARLLILPANHGNYMMADFNGDVNDQLIDFTLGQIQHFLAPN
- a CDS encoding YqaE/Pmp3 family membrane protein produces the protein MILIAVLLPWLSFFLRGKILSGILCLILQMTILGWIPAAIWAVASRVDGKNEQRIRKMERNMRNYR
- a CDS encoding IS1595 family transposase, producing the protein MVGNKEKELSLFDFQSQFSSDADCLAYLSALKWQDGYKCKKCGYGSFCKGIKEHDRQCNRCRYLESPTAGTLFHKVKFPLVKAFYAVYFISTNKKGIASTELGRKLGIKQKVAWLFKRKVMKAMESSGKFPLRGVVEVDETFVGGQDENSKGRKKGKKKLVVVAIEKKGNGVSRFYAKVIDKADAINLGSFMKQNIEPQAKVTTDKWTGYKPILKDFENMERVKSGKKGENFPELHRVIMTFKSWLRGMYHHVGDLQEYINEYTYRFNRSFMKGNIFDNLVYRMICHKPEQYNMIIA
- a CDS encoding GNAT family N-acetyltransferase produces the protein MNYNIRKASLEDLDQAAALFNLYRIFYRQESDLEKAKEFLRERFLYGESEIFLAIQGEQAVGFVQLYKLFHYTKLQRQWLLSDLFVHPDHRSKGLSVRLIDRSKAWCEETGACGLMLETEKTNVIGNSLYPRCGFEYDGMHNYYHWWR
- a CDS encoding transglutaminase-like domain-containing protein, whose protein sequence is MNRNELEKVLEKLPKEMREGAAFLIAYMPKNDLTTIKSDHLIHNIEKAYQAKSTFSWAKEIPDSIFLNEVLPYRVFSEDLDDRRGDFYDRFSKYVTNSNTLKDAVVAINKNIRDEVKVDYNTQRKKADQNPSESISQGMASCTGLSILLIDALRSVGIPARIAGTPNWHDNRGNHSWVEVWINGKWYFTEYYPDKDLNYSWFLADAGKADPNSKEHSIYAASYKPAATSFPAWSETEVYAENVSQRYIDLFNQQYSQQLNDKSYTRLNVTMYLSNDQCQPEGRTKCNVDIFQGNDQIGGGSTATKLQDANDYLTFIVKKNQSYTLRYSNKNGPTEKKVTVKDEPLHVILYFN
- a CDS encoding acyltransferase is translated as MSDTQIPTSAYADTKPHYAVLDGLRGVAAITVVCFHIFEAFATSHLDQRINHGYLAVDFFFILSGFVVGYAYDDRWKTMTTKEFIKRRIIRLHPMVVMGAIIGAVMFYFQGCSVWDVTKVTFSSLAIATLLNALLIPAIPGHEVRGLGEMFPLNGPSWSLFFEYIGNILYALVIRRFSTKALAGLVILFGIGLAAFAILGPLGDICAGFSLTGTEFTAGSLRLLFSFTAGLFLSRIFKSLQIKGAFWICSLILVPLLAMPRIGGAEHLWMNGLYDTLCCVVVFPLLVVLGASGKGESGITSWLCKFLGDISYPLYMLHYPFIYLYYAWVKNENLSFEESLPGAAAVVIGSIVLAYGCLKLYDIPVRRYLSKRFLRSKGK
- a CDS encoding dihydrodipicolinate reductase C-terminal domain-containing protein — encoded protein: MNTKKAFVVGSGKLANAILEADYSIPNVEISPWQPSITTTSPSIVIHAGSGRELQDCLDFCARTGSVLIELSTGLETEKLETAFPLVICPNTSILLLKTLHMLQQFGHNFKDYEISIIESHQASKNTEPGTAYHIANSLQVAHERVVSIRDAKTQAYKINIPVAYLEKHAYHQIVIKDKNDEIKIETKVLGHDSYSNGVKKILEACVKNKLDNRRHTVLDLVAMGLL